The sequence CTCGTCCAGCCGGTCGAGGAACTTGTCGGTGACGGCGACGATGTCGATGTCCCAGGGGTCAATCTCCCCATCTTCGGCGAGCTGGACGAGCACCTCGACCGGCTCGACCTCCTCGTCCTCCTCGGCCTCTGGCCCTCCGTTCTGCTGCCCGTCGCTCCCGGTCCCGTCTGCCAGGTCCGATACCGCTCCCACGTCGGCCCCAGCGTCGTGGCCGTTGGTTCGCTCGTCGACCGTTCCGTCCGAGCCACCGGGTGGCTCGCTGTCTTCCGGGTCGCTTCGCTCCCCGGTCGACCGTTCGGAATCGTCAGGCGGTTCCCGCTCCTCGTGACCCGCGATGTCCAGCGGGATGTCGTCCTCAGTCATCCGCAGGCACCTCCTTCCCGCCGCCCGAGAGGTCGATCCCGGTCACCGCGGAGATATTGTCGTCCTGCATGGTGACGCCGATGGCCCGCTCGGAGCGTTCGAGCATCGCCGAGCGGTGGGAGACGACGACGAACTGCGCCTCGCCGGCCAGTTCGTCGACCATCTCGCCGACGAGTTCGGCGTTGGCGGCGTCGAGGAAGGCGTCGATTTCATCGAGCGCGTAGAAGGGTGCGGGGTTGTGCCGCTGGATGGCGAAGATGAAGGCCAGCGCGGTCAGCGACTTCTCGCCGCCGCTCATCGCCTCCAGGCGCTGGACTGGCTTGTCGCCGGGCTGGGCCTTCATCGTCAGCCCACCCTCGAAGGGGTCCTCGGGGTCCTCGAGGTGGAGGTGCCCGGTCCCGTTCGAGAGTCGCTCGAAGATGTCCTCGAAGTGACCGTTGATCGACTCGAAGGCCTCCATGAACGTCTCCTTCTTGCGGGCCTCGTAGCTCTCGATGCGCTCGCGGATCCCCTCGGCCTCCTCGACCATCGTTCCCTTCTTCTCGAGCAGGTCCTCGAGTTCGGCCTGCACCTCGTCGTACTCCTCGATGGCGAGCATGTTCACAGGTTCGAGGGCCTCCATCTCGCCTTCCAGCCGCTGGATCTCCGCCTCGACGGCCTCGTGGTCGGGGATCTCTTCGGGGTCGTACTCCCCGACCTCGGCCTCGAGTTCGTCGACCTCCCACGCCAGCCGTTCCTGCTCCTCGCGAGCCTCCGAGAGCTCGCTCTCGACGGCGTCGACCCGGGATTTGGCCTCGTCGCGGGCCTCGCGGGCCTCTGCCAGGTCGGCTTTCAGCCCCTCGCGGTCGGCTTTCAGGTCGGCGATCTGGTCTTCGAGCTCCGCGACGGCCTCCTCCTTCTCGGCCAGCAGCTCCTCTTTCTCCGCGATCCCCTCCCGTAGCTCCTCGGCCTCTTCCTCGGCGGCGGCCTTCCGGTCCTGGGCGGCCTCGATCTCCTCGCGGAGGTCCTCGATGGCCTCCTCGGCGTACTCCTTCTCCAGTTGCAGTTCGTTCAGCTCGGCGTCCAGCTCCTCCTTCTCGGCCTCGAGGTCGTCGATGTCCTCCCGGAGTGACTCCGCCCGTGCGGTCAGCTCGGGTAGTTCGGAGTCCTCGACTTCCGCCTCCAGGCCGGCGATCGTCGCCTCGATCTCGGCGATCGCGTCGTTTTTCTCCGCAATTTCGGCCTCCAGCTCGTCCATCCGGTCGGAGACTTCCGTGCGCTCGGCCTCGATCTCCTCCAGGCGCTCGCCGAGCTCTTCGATGCGCCCCTCGGTCTCCGCGATGTCGTCCTCGCGGCGTTCGATTTCGGCCTCGAGGTCCCGGACCTGCTCGGCGGCCTCGGCCTCCCGGTCGCGGGCGTCGTCCAGCCGACTCTCGACGTCACGAAGCTCCTCCCGCACGTCGGCCCGCTCGTCTTCCAGTTCGGTGATCCGCTGGGCGACCCGCTCGAGCTTGCCGGTCGTCCCCGAGAAGGAGTACCGCGAGCCCGAGGTCGACCCGCCGGTCATCGCGCCCGACTTCTCGACGAGGTCGCCGTCCAGGGTCACCAGCCGGAACTGGCCCATCAGGTCCCGTGCCGTTTCGATGTCCTCGACGACCAGTGTGTCCCCGAGCACGTAGGAGAACACGCCCGCGTACTCGGGGTCGAAGTCGACCAGCTCGTAGGCGAAGTCGACCACGCCCGGCCGGTCCGGGAGCGGGGGGAGCGACCGCTGCCCCATCTCCGTCAGCGGCAGGAAGGTCGCGCGGCCGGCGTTGCGGGATTTCAGGTACTCGATACAGTGCTGGCCCACGCTGTCGTCGTCGACGACGACGTTCGCCAGCCGGCCGCCGGCCGCCGTCTCACAGGCCGTGGCGTACGCCTCGTCGACGCTGCCAAGCTGGCCGACCGCGCCGTGGACGCCGTCGACGTCGGCGTTCAACACCGTCGTGACCGCGCGGCCGAAGGAGGAGTCGCCGGACTCGCCGGCCTTGGCCTCGAGTTCGGCGTACTCCTGCTGGGCGGCGGTGAGGTCGTCCTCGACGTCGTCGAGTTCGTCCTGGAGCTCCCGTTTCTCCGTCCGGAGGTCGTCGACCACCTCCTCGATGGCCTCGCGGTTCTTCTCGGCCTTCTCGAGTTCGACCTCCAGGTCCTCGACCTCCGCTTCGAGTTCCGGGATCCGCTCCTCCAGCTCCTCGATTTCGGCTTCGGTCTCGTCGTACTCGTCGGAGCGCCGGCGGGCCTCGTCGAGCAGCCGGTCCTGCTCGCGCTGGAGGTCGTTTTTCTCGCCCTTTGCGGCCTCCAGGGCCTCCTTCTCGGCTTCGAGTTGCTCTTTGACCTCCTCGAACTCCTCGCCGACCTCGTCGATCCGGGCCTCGACGGTCTCCAGGTCCGCTTCTGTCTCCTGGATGTCGGCCTGGATGGACGATTTGGCGACCTTTCGCTCGCGGATGTCGCCCTCGAGGTCGTCGATGGTCTCCTGCTTGCCGTCGATCTTCACGAAGGCCTGGCGACGGTCGTTCTCGGCCTCCTCGGCGCGCTGCTTGGCGTTCTCGACGCTGTCCTCCAGGCGGGCGATGTCGCCCTTTATCTCCTCGATCTCCCGTTTCAGTTCCAGCTGTTCGTCCTCGCCTTTCCGCTCGATCTCGGCGTTGAGATCCTCGAGCTCCTCCTCGAGGCGCATCACCGTCCCCTGGCGTTCATCGAGCGTCGCCTGCCGTTCCTCGAGGGTGGCCTCCAGGTCCTCGATCCCCTCCCCGACCGCCGCGAGTTCCTCGCGTTTGTCCTCGAGTTCGGCGGCCTTCCGGTAGCTCTCGTACTCGGCCTTCTCGTCGCGCAGGTCCTGGTACCGGAGCGCCGTCTCCCGTTCGTCCTCCAGCTGGTCGAGGCGGGTCTCCTTCTCCTCTATGCGGAGTTCGGCCTCGTCGATCCGGTCCTCGACGACCTCCAGTTCCTCGAAGGCCTCCTCCTTCTTGGCGTCGAACTGGGCGACGCCGGCGATCTCGTCGACGATCTCCCGGCGGGACCCGGCGGTCATGTTGATGATCTCGGTCACGTCGCCCTGCATCACGACGTTGTACCCCTCGGGGGCCACGCCGGCCTGCTCGAGCAGGTCCCGGATGTCTCCCAGGTTCACCGACCGGCCGTTGATGTAGTAGTAGGAGTAGTAGTTCTCCTCGGTCTCCTTGACCCGGCGACGGATGGCGACCTCGTCGACGTCGCCGACGTCCTCGGTGCCCGCTGCCGAGACGACCGCTGCGCGGTCGAGCGTCCGGTCGGTGTTGTCGAGGATGACCTCCACGCTGGCCTCGCGCTCGCCCTCGAAGGAGTCGCCCTCCTGGTGGCCGGGGTTGTAGATGAGGTCGGTCAGCTTCTCCGCGCGGATGCCCGAGGTGCGTGCGAGCCCGAGCGCGAACAGCACGGCGTCGATGATGTTCGACTTGCCCGAGCCGTTCGGGCCGCTGACGGTCGTGAAGTCCTCGTAGAAGGGGATCCGCGTTTTCCGGCCGAAACTCTTGAAGTTGTCAAGGACGAGCTCTTTGATGTGCATTGGGGTGCTCGCGGGCCGCGCCGCCTACGCGATGATGATGTCCGAGTCCTCTGCCTCTTCGGTCTTCCCGTCGGCCGGCTCGGCTTTAGTACTGTCGGCCTCCGTGGGGTCCGTTTCGGGGTCCGACTCCGTCCCGTCGAACTCGTGTCCGGGGACGAAATCCAGCTCCTCGTCGACCGCGCTCTCGAGTTCGCGCACCCGGACCTTGCACTCGACGAGTTCGTCCGTCAGCCCCTCGACCGACGCCTCGAGCTCTTTGACGCGTGATTCCAGTTCCTCGACGCGGTTGCCGCACATGTGCCCCACCTTTCACCCCGTCCACATAAACGTGCGTCAGACATTGGTTCGCCAGCGGATACGTTCCACGCCGGCCCGCTCGGCGTCTCTCGCGCCACAACCCGTCCTCTTGGCCGACCGGACGGACGTCTCCACACCTGGAGGTGAAACGGGGGGCTGTCCCCGCGGCGCCGCTCCGTGACGGCCGGCGCCCGAACGGGTGCGTTAGCCTTTAGCGAGCGGCTCCCGAACCCGGGGTATGGCTCAGGTACAGGCCGACCGCGACCTCGCCGTGGTCATCGGGCTGGAGGTCCACGTCCAGCTCGAAACCGACACCAAGATCTTCTGTGGCTGTTCGACCGGGGCCAGCGAGGAGCCCAACACCAACACCTGCCCGGTCTGTCTCGGCCTGCCCGGCGCGCTGCCGGTCCTCAACGAGGGGGCCGTCGAGGCCGCCGTCAAGGTCGGCAAGGCGATCGACGCCTCGATCCCCGAACGGACCCGGTTTCACCGGA comes from Salinirussus salinus and encodes:
- the smc gene encoding chromosome segregation protein SMC — translated: MHIKELVLDNFKSFGRKTRIPFYEDFTTVSGPNGSGKSNIIDAVLFALGLARTSGIRAEKLTDLIYNPGHQEGDSFEGEREASVEVILDNTDRTLDRAAVVSAAGTEDVGDVDEVAIRRRVKETEENYYSYYYINGRSVNLGDIRDLLEQAGVAPEGYNVVMQGDVTEIINMTAGSRREIVDEIAGVAQFDAKKEEAFEELEVVEDRIDEAELRIEEKETRLDQLEDERETALRYQDLRDEKAEYESYRKAAELEDKREELAAVGEGIEDLEATLEERQATLDERQGTVMRLEEELEDLNAEIERKGEDEQLELKREIEEIKGDIARLEDSVENAKQRAEEAENDRRQAFVKIDGKQETIDDLEGDIRERKVAKSSIQADIQETEADLETVEARIDEVGEEFEEVKEQLEAEKEALEAAKGEKNDLQREQDRLLDEARRRSDEYDETEAEIEELEERIPELEAEVEDLEVELEKAEKNREAIEEVVDDLRTEKRELQDELDDVEDDLTAAQQEYAELEAKAGESGDSSFGRAVTTVLNADVDGVHGAVGQLGSVDEAYATACETAAGGRLANVVVDDDSVGQHCIEYLKSRNAGRATFLPLTEMGQRSLPPLPDRPGVVDFAYELVDFDPEYAGVFSYVLGDTLVVEDIETARDLMGQFRLVTLDGDLVEKSGAMTGGSTSGSRYSFSGTTGKLERVAQRITELEDERADVREELRDVESRLDDARDREAEAAEQVRDLEAEIERREDDIAETEGRIEELGERLEEIEAERTEVSDRMDELEAEIAEKNDAIAEIEATIAGLEAEVEDSELPELTARAESLREDIDDLEAEKEELDAELNELQLEKEYAEEAIEDLREEIEAAQDRKAAAEEEAEELREGIAEKEELLAEKEEAVAELEDQIADLKADREGLKADLAEAREARDEAKSRVDAVESELSEAREEQERLAWEVDELEAEVGEYDPEEIPDHEAVEAEIQRLEGEMEALEPVNMLAIEEYDEVQAELEDLLEKKGTMVEEAEGIRERIESYEARKKETFMEAFESINGHFEDIFERLSNGTGHLHLEDPEDPFEGGLTMKAQPGDKPVQRLEAMSGGEKSLTALAFIFAIQRHNPAPFYALDEIDAFLDAANAELVGEMVDELAGEAQFVVVSHRSAMLERSERAIGVTMQDDNISAVTGIDLSGGGKEVPADD
- a CDS encoding DUF7518 family protein → MCGNRVEELESRVKELEASVEGLTDELVECKVRVRELESAVDEELDFVPGHEFDGTESDPETDPTEADSTKAEPADGKTEEAEDSDIIIA